A window of the Ostrea edulis chromosome 1, xbOstEdul1.1, whole genome shotgun sequence genome harbors these coding sequences:
- the LOC125662347 gene encoding sodium- and chloride-dependent taurine transporter-like isoform X1, with product MDEEKSSWKEKNDSVVLTVSEDKHKRVFWSGKVDFVLACIGNAVGLGNIWRFPYLCYKNGGGAFLIPYFIMTVCGGLPIMLLEIGLGQYMSRGGLKCWVICPLFQGIGISTLVITFLGSICYIVILAWGLYYLYMSMRSILPWSVCTNEWNTDRCASSREELYARLCLGNSSFNSSINIGELMNNVTHKEALLYIGNQNFSTTNCSVNNLNPVDPAVEFWENQVIQISNGIEDGGGIVPHLAICLLVMWVVVYFCVWRGVKWSGKVVYFTATFPYVILLILLVRGVTLPGAAKGIEYFLKPDFTRLKDGQVWMDGGSQVFFSAAVAIGAMITLGSYNMFNTDFYKCTLVVAAVNSGTSILGGFVVFSVLGFMAHQQNVDIDQVAESGPGLAFIVYPKAISQMPLPQLWAILFFFMLFLIGIDSQFVMVEAALGHVSDMFPRLFYKVKGRMILSVVACVIWFVIGLSMVSRGGMYVFQLFDYYSAAGMVLLWVCFWEAIVIGWIFGSDKFYDTIELMIGYRIPRLFHYCWRYITPVLTAGIFVFELVTFKPLKYNNVYEYPPWAQCFGLMLALVSMCCIPVYVIFKLLFLKGSFRERLKESIKPQLTRKQLCKEWMIRDESLMMQENHF from the exons ATGGACGAAGAAAAGAGTTCATGGAAGGAAAAGAATGACAGTGTGGTGCTCACCGTTTCGGAAGATAAACACAAGCGCGTTTTCTGGTCTGGAAAAGTGGACTTTGTTCTTGCGTGTATTGGGAACGCGGTTGGACTAGGGAACATTTGGAGATTTCCTTATCTGTGCTATAAAAATGGAGGAG GAGCATTTCTGATACCTTATTTCATCATGACTGTCTGCGGAGGGCTACCCATCATGTTGCTTGAGATTGGCCTAGGTCAATATATGTCCAGAGGAGGTCTGAAGTGCTGGGTCATCTGTCCATTGTTTCAAG GTATTGGGATATCAACACTCGTGATCACCTTCTTAGGCAGTATTTGTTATATAGTGATTCTGGCTTGGGGACTCTACTACCTCTACATGAGTATGCGTTCAATCTTACCGTGGAGTGTCTGTACCAATGAGTGGAACACTGACAG ATGTGCGTCATCCAGGGAGGAGTTATATGCACGGCTCTGTTTGGGCAACAGCAGCTTTAATTCCTCTATAAACATTGGGGAACTAATGAATAATGTAACCCACAAGGAAGCCCTTCTCTACATTGGCAACCAGAATTTTTCCACTACAAACTGTTCCGTAAACAACCTTAATCCGGTGGATCCTGCTGTCGAATTTTGGGA AAACCAGGTTATCCAGATTTCTAATGGTATAGAAGATGGGGGTGGAATTGTACCTCACCTGGCCATATGTCTGTTAGTGATGTGGGTAGTCGTCTATTTCTGTGTTTGGAGAGGTGTAAAATGGAGTGGGAAG GTTGTTTACTTCACGGCCACCTTTCCTTACGTAATTCTGCTGATATTACTGGTGCGTGGAGTTACCCTTCCAGGAGCCGCAAAAGGAATAGAATATTTTCTTAAACCAGACTTCACACGTCTGAAAGATGGACAG GTATGGATGGATGGCGGCTCGCAGGTTTTCTTTTCTGCAGCTGTTGCCATAGGAGCCATGATAACTCTTGGAAGTTACAACATGTTCAACACGGATTTTTATAA GTGTACACTTGTCGTGGCGGCTGTGAACAGCGGAACAAGTATCCTTGGTGGCTTTGTCGTGTTCTCTGTTCTGGGGTTCATGGCGCATCAACAGAATGTCGACATAGATCAAGTCGCTGAATCAG GACCAGGACTTGCGTTTATAGTTTATCCGAAGGCTATTTCTCAGATGCCTCTACCTCAGCTTTGGGcaattcttttcttctttatgTTATTTTTGATCGGGATCGACAGTCAG tttGTGATGGTAGAAGCTGCTTTGGGACACGTGAGTGATATGTTTCCCCGTCTGTTCTACAAAGTCAAGGGCAGAATGATATTGTCGGTTGTAGCCTGTGTGATCTGGTTCGTCATTGGTCTTTCAATGGTGTCACGG GGAGGGATGTATGTGTTCCAGCTGTTTGATTACTACTCGGCCGCTGGTATGGTTCTGCTCTGGGTTTGCTTCTGGGAAGCTATCGTCATTGGATGGATATTCG GGTCAGATAAATTCTACGATACCATTGAGTTGATGATTGGATACAGAATACCAAGGCTGTTCCACTATTGTTGGAGATACATTACACCTGTACTGACAGCG GGGATTTTTGTGTTTGAACTGGTGACATTTAAACCACTCAAGTACAACAACGTGTATGAATATCCACCCTGGGCTCAATGCTTTGGACTGATGCTAGCTCTGGTATCCATGTGCTGCATACCTGTCTACGTGATCTTTAAGCTCTTGTTTCTAAAGGGCTCCTTCAGAGAG CGTCTAAAGGAGTCAATTAAGCCACAATTAACAAGAAAACAACTGTGTAAAGAATGGATGATAAGAGATGAAAGCTTAATGATGCAGGAAAACCATTTCTAG
- the LOC125662347 gene encoding sodium- and chloride-dependent taurine transporter-like isoform X3 has product MDEEKSSWKEKNDSVVLTVSEDKHKRVFWSGKVDFVLACIGNAVGLGNIWRFPYLCYKNGGGAFLIPYFIMTVCGGLPIMLLEIGLGQYMSRGGLKCWVICPLFQGIGISTLVITFLGSICYIVILAWGLYYLYMSMRSILPWSVCTNEWNTDRCASSREELYARLCLGNSSFNSSINIGELMNNVTHKEALLYIGNQNFSTTNCSVNNLNPVDPAVEFWENQVIQISNGIEDGGGIVPHLAICLLVMWVVVYFCVWRGVKWSGKVVYFTATFPYVILLILLVRGVTLPGAAKGIEYFLKPDFTRLKDGQVWMDGGSQVFFSAAVAIGAMITLGSYNMFNTDFYKCTLVVAAVNSGTSILGGFVVFSVLGFMAHQQNVDIDQVAESGLTATRTCVYSLSEGYFSDASTSALGNSFLLYVIFDRDRQSGSDKFYDTIELMIGYRIPRLFHYCWRYITPVLTAGIFVFELVTFKPLKYNNVYEYPPWAQCFGLMLALVSMCCIPVYVIFKLLFLKGSFRERLKESIKPQLTRKQLCKEWMIRDESLMMQENHF; this is encoded by the exons ATGGACGAAGAAAAGAGTTCATGGAAGGAAAAGAATGACAGTGTGGTGCTCACCGTTTCGGAAGATAAACACAAGCGCGTTTTCTGGTCTGGAAAAGTGGACTTTGTTCTTGCGTGTATTGGGAACGCGGTTGGACTAGGGAACATTTGGAGATTTCCTTATCTGTGCTATAAAAATGGAGGAG GAGCATTTCTGATACCTTATTTCATCATGACTGTCTGCGGAGGGCTACCCATCATGTTGCTTGAGATTGGCCTAGGTCAATATATGTCCAGAGGAGGTCTGAAGTGCTGGGTCATCTGTCCATTGTTTCAAG GTATTGGGATATCAACACTCGTGATCACCTTCTTAGGCAGTATTTGTTATATAGTGATTCTGGCTTGGGGACTCTACTACCTCTACATGAGTATGCGTTCAATCTTACCGTGGAGTGTCTGTACCAATGAGTGGAACACTGACAG ATGTGCGTCATCCAGGGAGGAGTTATATGCACGGCTCTGTTTGGGCAACAGCAGCTTTAATTCCTCTATAAACATTGGGGAACTAATGAATAATGTAACCCACAAGGAAGCCCTTCTCTACATTGGCAACCAGAATTTTTCCACTACAAACTGTTCCGTAAACAACCTTAATCCGGTGGATCCTGCTGTCGAATTTTGGGA AAACCAGGTTATCCAGATTTCTAATGGTATAGAAGATGGGGGTGGAATTGTACCTCACCTGGCCATATGTCTGTTAGTGATGTGGGTAGTCGTCTATTTCTGTGTTTGGAGAGGTGTAAAATGGAGTGGGAAG GTTGTTTACTTCACGGCCACCTTTCCTTACGTAATTCTGCTGATATTACTGGTGCGTGGAGTTACCCTTCCAGGAGCCGCAAAAGGAATAGAATATTTTCTTAAACCAGACTTCACACGTCTGAAAGATGGACAG GTATGGATGGATGGCGGCTCGCAGGTTTTCTTTTCTGCAGCTGTTGCCATAGGAGCCATGATAACTCTTGGAAGTTACAACATGTTCAACACGGATTTTTATAA GTGTACACTTGTCGTGGCGGCTGTGAACAGCGGAACAAGTATCCTTGGTGGCTTTGTCGTGTTCTCTGTTCTGGGGTTCATGGCGCATCAACAGAATGTCGACATAGATCAAGTCGCTGAATCAGGTTTGACAGC GACCAGGACTTGCGTTTATAGTTTATCCGAAGGCTATTTCTCAGATGCCTCTACCTCAGCTTTGGGcaattcttttcttctttatgTTATTTTTGATCGGGATCGACAGTCAG GGTCAGATAAATTCTACGATACCATTGAGTTGATGATTGGATACAGAATACCAAGGCTGTTCCACTATTGTTGGAGATACATTACACCTGTACTGACAGCG GGGATTTTTGTGTTTGAACTGGTGACATTTAAACCACTCAAGTACAACAACGTGTATGAATATCCACCCTGGGCTCAATGCTTTGGACTGATGCTAGCTCTGGTATCCATGTGCTGCATACCTGTCTACGTGATCTTTAAGCTCTTGTTTCTAAAGGGCTCCTTCAGAGAG CGTCTAAAGGAGTCAATTAAGCCACAATTAACAAGAAAACAACTGTGTAAAGAATGGATGATAAGAGATGAAAGCTTAATGATGCAGGAAAACCATTTCTAG
- the LOC125662347 gene encoding sodium- and chloride-dependent taurine transporter-like isoform X2, with product MDEEKSSWKEKNDSVVLTVSEDKHKRVFWSGKVDFVLACIGNAVGLGNIWRFPYLCYKNGGGAFLIPYFIMTVCGGLPIMLLEIGLGQYMSRGGLKCWVICPLFQGIGISTLVITFLGSICYIVILAWGLYYLYMSMRSILPWSVCTNEWNTDRNQVIQISNGIEDGGGIVPHLAICLLVMWVVVYFCVWRGVKWSGKVVYFTATFPYVILLILLVRGVTLPGAAKGIEYFLKPDFTRLKDGQVWMDGGSQVFFSAAVAIGAMITLGSYNMFNTDFYKCTLVVAAVNSGTSILGGFVVFSVLGFMAHQQNVDIDQVAESGPGLAFIVYPKAISQMPLPQLWAILFFFMLFLIGIDSQFVMVEAALGHVSDMFPRLFYKVKGRMILSVVACVIWFVIGLSMVSRGGMYVFQLFDYYSAAGMVLLWVCFWEAIVIGWIFGSDKFYDTIELMIGYRIPRLFHYCWRYITPVLTAGIFVFELVTFKPLKYNNVYEYPPWAQCFGLMLALVSMCCIPVYVIFKLLFLKGSFRERLKESIKPQLTRKQLCKEWMIRDESLMMQENHF from the exons ATGGACGAAGAAAAGAGTTCATGGAAGGAAAAGAATGACAGTGTGGTGCTCACCGTTTCGGAAGATAAACACAAGCGCGTTTTCTGGTCTGGAAAAGTGGACTTTGTTCTTGCGTGTATTGGGAACGCGGTTGGACTAGGGAACATTTGGAGATTTCCTTATCTGTGCTATAAAAATGGAGGAG GAGCATTTCTGATACCTTATTTCATCATGACTGTCTGCGGAGGGCTACCCATCATGTTGCTTGAGATTGGCCTAGGTCAATATATGTCCAGAGGAGGTCTGAAGTGCTGGGTCATCTGTCCATTGTTTCAAG GTATTGGGATATCAACACTCGTGATCACCTTCTTAGGCAGTATTTGTTATATAGTGATTCTGGCTTGGGGACTCTACTACCTCTACATGAGTATGCGTTCAATCTTACCGTGGAGTGTCTGTACCAATGAGTGGAACACTGACAG AAACCAGGTTATCCAGATTTCTAATGGTATAGAAGATGGGGGTGGAATTGTACCTCACCTGGCCATATGTCTGTTAGTGATGTGGGTAGTCGTCTATTTCTGTGTTTGGAGAGGTGTAAAATGGAGTGGGAAG GTTGTTTACTTCACGGCCACCTTTCCTTACGTAATTCTGCTGATATTACTGGTGCGTGGAGTTACCCTTCCAGGAGCCGCAAAAGGAATAGAATATTTTCTTAAACCAGACTTCACACGTCTGAAAGATGGACAG GTATGGATGGATGGCGGCTCGCAGGTTTTCTTTTCTGCAGCTGTTGCCATAGGAGCCATGATAACTCTTGGAAGTTACAACATGTTCAACACGGATTTTTATAA GTGTACACTTGTCGTGGCGGCTGTGAACAGCGGAACAAGTATCCTTGGTGGCTTTGTCGTGTTCTCTGTTCTGGGGTTCATGGCGCATCAACAGAATGTCGACATAGATCAAGTCGCTGAATCAG GACCAGGACTTGCGTTTATAGTTTATCCGAAGGCTATTTCTCAGATGCCTCTACCTCAGCTTTGGGcaattcttttcttctttatgTTATTTTTGATCGGGATCGACAGTCAG tttGTGATGGTAGAAGCTGCTTTGGGACACGTGAGTGATATGTTTCCCCGTCTGTTCTACAAAGTCAAGGGCAGAATGATATTGTCGGTTGTAGCCTGTGTGATCTGGTTCGTCATTGGTCTTTCAATGGTGTCACGG GGAGGGATGTATGTGTTCCAGCTGTTTGATTACTACTCGGCCGCTGGTATGGTTCTGCTCTGGGTTTGCTTCTGGGAAGCTATCGTCATTGGATGGATATTCG GGTCAGATAAATTCTACGATACCATTGAGTTGATGATTGGATACAGAATACCAAGGCTGTTCCACTATTGTTGGAGATACATTACACCTGTACTGACAGCG GGGATTTTTGTGTTTGAACTGGTGACATTTAAACCACTCAAGTACAACAACGTGTATGAATATCCACCCTGGGCTCAATGCTTTGGACTGATGCTAGCTCTGGTATCCATGTGCTGCATACCTGTCTACGTGATCTTTAAGCTCTTGTTTCTAAAGGGCTCCTTCAGAGAG CGTCTAAAGGAGTCAATTAAGCCACAATTAACAAGAAAACAACTGTGTAAAGAATGGATGATAAGAGATGAAAGCTTAATGATGCAGGAAAACCATTTCTAG